The Leucothrix mucor DSM 2157 DNA window TCTTACTTATATATAGCGCATTCTCTTACGAAAAAGGCTCAAAAATAAAATTACTTTGTTTACAGGCATAAAAAAGCCACAAACAATTTAATATTTGTGGCTTTTTAAAGCGTTAGCTATTTGGCGTATCGCTTAGCGACAAGCACGGTAAGCAAAGTTATAACGGAATACGGTGTTAGTTTTCAGGTCGGCAGAGTCAACCATCATCAGTGCTTCGTTACCACGTTGTGTACGAACTGTTGCTGCAGTCTTAGAGCGAAGTACGACATCAGCGCCACAAGCAGACCAAACGTTAGCCATTACACCCATGCGATCTTTGATCAGGAAGTCGTTACTTTGTGAACCTCTCCAAGTCTTTTTCAGGCTTGGACCACGAGCACCAGCGAAGAAGTAATCACGAGTAAAGGTTGCTTGAGCACGGCGTGGCAGGTCAGTAAAGCCACGGTAGTCAGCGTCAATCATTGAAACACTAATGCCGTTTGGAATTTTTAGTCCGAAAGCGATATCACACTTTTTACGGTCAAAAGTACGTTGGCCTGGGCCACCGGCTTCAGCGATGTAATCATCAAACAATACTGAGACACTTTTCTTATCTGGCGACAGTACGACTGATGCAGAACCTGCAGGACAACCGTTACCGGCATAACCAACACCTTCAATGGTAACGCCACCCGTATTAACATTTGCAAAAGCAGATTGAGATGCAACAACGAGTAATGCGGCAGTTGCTAATAATGTTTTAGTTTGCTTGATCATGAGAGTATCCCCGAATAAAAATGTGATTTAATAATTAATTTAAATGCTGCTTTAAAAGCTAATTGCTTGATTGTAATTAACAGTCAGTTTTTAATGCGCTTACCCTATAAGGCGCAAATAATTTAAAAAGGGGCTCACAAAAATATAAAATTATTTAAAAAGGTTTGAAGACGTAAATGCGGCAGCGATAGCGCCAAGCCCACCAGTAGGTTTGCCAGTACCTCAGCGCTACTATATAAAGAGTGCTAGCAGCCCAAATGATTGGACGACCTAAGGAGTGGGGATGAAGTTTGTACACATAAGTGATTTGCACATTGGTGAGCACGCAACCCGTAACCAGCTAGCGGTTAAGCTGGTGGATAAAATTCTGAAGCGCTATGCCTCGCAGCGAGAGAAGCCATTACTGCTGATTACCGGTGACTTTGTGCACGATGGTCAGCAGTATCAATATCAGCTGGCGGAGAAGGTTCTGTTTCGACTGCACAATGCAGGCTTCCCTATATTGATGTGTCCCGGGAATCATGACTATGGCAAGACAGGGTTATCGGATGATTACAACTCCCGTAAGCTGTATAACGAGTTTGCCCTGAAGCTCACAACCCGCAAATCTGACTCGCATCCCGGCGCTCAGAATGTTCATAACGGTCAGTGGAATTACCCACTGGTGAATCGCTTTGATGATTACTACTTTATAGGACTGGATACCATGCAGGGCGTATTTAGTCTGAGTTGGTACGCTAGGTTATGGCAAAGCTTTACCGCTGCCGGTTGGCTAGGCGCCTCACAGTTAACTGAGTTGGATGCTGCGATTAAGCAGGTTCGCCAAAAGTCGCCGAGCGCCACTATCATTCTCTATATGCACCATCACCCCTTTCAGTTTAGCTTTCGCTTTCGGGCAATGCAGTTACACGACCGTAATCGCCTGCACAGCATGATAGCCAATAAGGTAGATATTTTACTATTTGGGCATAACCATGTAGAGAAGCGCTTAGATCAGGAACAGCGTAAGCATGGGATTGATGTGGTTCAGGTGTTTGGTACCAGTACTCACAGTTCTGGTGTGCCGTTTTATGAGGTCGATGCTAAAACCAAGCGGCTACAGCGGTTTTAAAGGGTGGGATTTAGCTAGTCACCGGCTCTTTTAACATTGAGACCTGGTTCTTACCATTACGCTTGGACTCGTAGCAGGCTTTATCCGCAC harbors:
- a CDS encoding DUF4360 domain-containing protein: MIKQTKTLLATAALLVVASQSAFANVNTGGVTIEGVGYAGNGCPAGSASVVLSPDKKSVSVLFDDYIAEAGGPGQRTFDRKKCDIAFGLKIPNGISVSMIDADYRGFTDLPRRAQATFTRDYFFAGARGPSLKKTWRGSQSNDFLIKDRMGVMANVWSACGADVVLRSKTAATVRTQRGNEALMMVDSADLKTNTVFRYNFAYRACR
- a CDS encoding metallophosphoesterase family protein: MKFVHISDLHIGEHATRNQLAVKLVDKILKRYASQREKPLLLITGDFVHDGQQYQYQLAEKVLFRLHNAGFPILMCPGNHDYGKTGLSDDYNSRKLYNEFALKLTTRKSDSHPGAQNVHNGQWNYPLVNRFDDYYFIGLDTMQGVFSLSWYARLWQSFTAAGWLGASQLTELDAAIKQVRQKSPSATIILYMHHHPFQFSFRFRAMQLHDRNRLHSMIANKVDILLFGHNHVEKRLDQEQRKHGIDVVQVFGTSTHSSGVPFYEVDAKTKRLQRF